In the Fimbriiglobus ruber genome, CTCCCCGAGAACGAGCCGGGGTCGTCGATCATGCCCGGCAAGGTCAACCCGACCCAGTCCGAGGCGATGACGATGGTTTGCGTGCAGGTCATGGGCAACGACGCGGCCATCGGGTTCGCGGCGTCGCAGGGCAACTTCGAGCTGAACGTCTTCAAGCCCGTCATTATTCACAACTTCCTGCACAGCGTCCGACTGCTGACGGACGCGTGCCGCAGTTTCCGCGAACACTGTGCGGCGGACATGCCCGAGACCGATTACCAGGCGCTCGAATACGCGGTCAACCCGGACACCGGCCTCGTCGAGGTCGATCACGACAAGTTGAAGCCGAAGGCGGGCGGGACCGTCCGCGACGGCATCAAGGCGAACGACAAGCAGATCGCGGCGTTCTTGAACAACTCGCTCATGCTCGTCACAGCCCTGAACCGGTACATCGGGTACGACGCGGCGGCGAAAATCGCTAAGACCGCCCACCACAACGGAACCACGCTCCGCGAAGAGGCGGTCAAACTCGCACCCCCTTTGAACGGCGGCGGGCAACTGACCGGGGAGAAGTTCGACGAGATCGTCCGGCCCGAGAAGATGACCGGACCCGGGGCGGGCTGAAAACAAAAAAACCGTCCGAGGAGCGGGGAACTCTTCGGACGGTTCGGAGATCGCACCATGCACGTGTGCGATCAGATGAGTTTACTCTAACGAGCACTTTTAGCAACGGGGTGCGGCAATCACATTTTTCTGTCCCCGGAAGTTTATCTGAGCGGTACGTCCCTCGCGCCCGGATTAACAGGTACAATTTGCGTAGCCCGCATAGCCTTCGTTCCGAGTATAAATGCCGCATTCCGCCTGCATTTCCTTGGATAGACCCGCACGAAGTCTATCGGGGTAACGGCAGTCTACGGGAGAGATTGTGAACCGCCGCATCTGGATTCCGTTCGCGCTCTTTTCGCTCGCCGTATCTCCTCTCTCCGCCGCCGAGCCCGAGCCCGCCTTCCGCGTTACCTTCGACGAGAGTGCCCTCGCCACGCCATTCACCGGGCGAGTTCACGTCGTTCTCTGGCGGTCCGAGCCCAAGCCGATCGGTCGGAGCTTGAACTGGTTCGACCCAGAGCCGGCGTTCGCGGTGGACATCAAGGAATGGGCTCCCGGCGCGCCGCTGACGGTCGGGCCGAAAGCTTTGTCCCACCCGACCGCCCTTGGTTCGGTCAAACCGGGCAAGTATTACGTGCAGGCGATTCTCGACCGCGACCTCGGCGGGATCAGCTTCGCGGCGAGCCCCGGGAACGGTTATTCCAAACCGCTGGCCCTGGATTTTGACCCGAAAACGACGGGCACGGTCGCGCTGAAAATCGATCAGGTGTACGCAGAGCCACCACTCAAAGACACGGATTCGGTCAAGTTTGTCGACATCGAAAGCCCGTTGCTGACGAAATTCCACGGCCGCCCCGTCCGCCTCCGCGCGGGCGTCATTCTGCCGCCGTCGTTCGCCAAGTCGCCCGGGAAGAAATACCCCGTCGTCTACGAGATTACCGGGTTCGGCGGCAGCCACCTCTCCGCGCAGCCGATTTCGGCTCGCAAGCCGTGGGACGTGGCGGGCGTCGAAGTCGTTTGGGTCGTCCTCGACGGCAACTGCCGACTCGGCCACCACGTCTTCGCGGACTCCGCGAACAACGGCCCGCGCGGGCAGTCGCTCGTCGAAGAACTGATCCCCCACGTCGAGAAAACGTTCCGCGGCGTCGGTACGCCCACAGCCCGACTCGTCACCGGGCACTCGTCAGGCGGGTGGTCGAGCCTGTGGCTCCAGGTCGCCTACCCGGACGTGTTCGGCGGGTGTTGGTCCACGTCGCCGGACCCGGTCGACTTCCGCGACTTCCAGCGCGTCAACATTTACGCGCCCGGCGAGAACCTGTTCACCGACCGCGACGACCGCCGCCGGCCGCTGTCCCGGGCCGTGGGCGGCAAAACACTCGACTTCAAGCGGTTCTCGGACATGGAAGTGGTCATGGGCCGCGGCGGGCAGCTCGCTTCGTTCGAGGCCGTGTTTAGCCCGAGAGGGGCGGACGGGAAGCCGCTCCCGCTCTGGGACAGAACGACCGGCGACATCGACCCGAAGGTGGCGAAGACGTGGGAGAAGTACGACATCCGCCTCAAGCTCGAACGCGAATGGAAAACGCTCGGCCCGAAACTGGCCGGCAAGGTTCACGTCTACATGGGCGATCTCGACACGTTTTACCTGGACGGGGCGGCCCGGCTGTTACAGCAGTCGTTTGAAAGGCTATCGGGCGACGCGGTCGTCGAAATGTTTCCGAACAAGACGCACAGCCTCGTCGACGCGAAACTCCGCGAGCGGATCAGCCGCGAAATGGCCGAAACGCTGCGGCGGGAATAACCCCGCCGCCCGCACGGGTTTCACCAAACCTTCACGCGCGGCCGCGTTGTCCGCACACTCGCGCTTCCTAGGATGGCTGAAGTTTAAACGGACCTCTTCCCCGTTGGACCGGCCGACCCCCGGAGCATACCGCACGTGACACGTACCCTCCGAGCCCTGATCGCGACGACTTGCTCGCTCGTACCGGCCCTCCTCGCGGTCGGGTGTAGCGGCAAGACACCCCCCACGGCCGCGACCACGCCGGGCGGTCCCGCGACGACGATCCAAACCGATTCGGCCGAACTGAGCGGCCGCGGCTCGACGTTCATCCAACCGATCATGAAATTCTGGACGGAAGAATTTCACCTGCGCACCGATAACAAAGTGAAGATCGACTATCAGGGCACCGGGTCCGGGGACGGCGTAAAAGGGGTCACCGATAAACTCTGCGATTTCGGTTGTTCGGACTTCCCCCTGAACGAAGAGCAGATCAAGCAGGCCGACGCCAAGGGCGGCCCCACCGTCCACATCCCGCTGGTGATCGGGGCCGTCGTTCCCATGTACCGGCTCGACGGCGTTGACAAGACGCTCGTCTTTAGTGGGCCGGTACTGGCCGACATTTTCAGCGGCAAAATCACCAAATGGAACGACGCGAAACTGAAAGACCTCAACCCCGGCGCCAACCTGCCCGACGTTTCCATCAGTCCGGTCTGCCGGGCGGACAAGAGCGGGACCTCATTCATCTTCACCGACTACCTCTCGAAGGTCAGCCCGGAGTTCAAGAAGACGGTCGGGGTCAGCAGCGAACCGAAGTGGCCGGAAAACGTCGGGACCAAGCAGCAGAAAACGGACGGGGTGGCCGGGCACATTACCAAAAACAACGGTGCGATCGGGTACGTCGAACTGACATACGCGCTCGACACCAAGGCCGGGTACGGGGCGGTCGTGAACAAGGCGGGGAAGACGGTCCGGGCCGACCTCGACAGCATCACCGCGGCCGCGGCCGCGACGCTCGGGCACACACAAACCGAGAAGCCGTACTCCCTCCACGACCTGACCTACAACCTGACCGACGCGGCCGGCGACGCATCGTACCCGATCGCCGCTCTGAGCTTCGCGATCATTTATCAGAAGCAATCCGGTCCGAAGGGCAAAGCGGTGGTCGAGTTCCTGAAGTGGGCTTCGTCGCCGGCCGCCCAGGAACTGGCCAAGAAACGGAACTTCGCCCCGCTCCCGGTCAAGCTGCAGAAGCAGATTCACGAAAAACTAGGAAAGGTCGATCTCGTTCCCTAAGTCGATCGACCGAGTCCGCATCCCTCTTACCGGCAGGAAGAGGGGCCGAACGGAGCCCGGTGGCTAAACTGTCCTTCGCAGGATTCCGCCCGCCAGGACGGAATTCCGGCGAACGGATCGCTTCCCCCCCCCGTTCGTTTGCCCGAGCCGACCGCCACAGGGGCTTATGTCAACCGCCGTTTCGCCCGCACCCCCGCAGTCGCCTGCGCCGAAGGGCTTGCCCGATATCCTGTTCGCGGCCGTGACGCAGGCGTCCGGGCTCGCCATCTTGACTCTCGTCGCCAGTCTCGTCGGCGTTCTCGTGTGGCAGGCGTGGCCCGTCCTCGAGAGTGCCCGCACGTACCAACTCTGGTCGGCGGAATGGGTTCCCACCCCGCCGGACGGGGCGAGTACGCCGGTGTTCGGGGCGCGGGCGTTCGTGTACGGGACGGTCGTCACGGCCGCGATCGCGATGCTGATCGCGGTCCCCCTCGGCATCGCGACGGCCGCCTACCTCTCCGAGATCGCGCCCGGGTGGGTAAAGAAAGTCGGCGCGTTCCTCGTCGAACTCCTCGCGGCAATCCCGAGTGTCGTGTACGGGTTCTGGGGGTTGTTCTTCCTCGCCCCCGTCATTCAGAAGTGTTTCAATTTGCTCGGCGGTCCGAACACCGGGGGGAACGGCCTTCTCGCGGCCGGCATCATTCTGGCCATCATGGTCCTCCCGTACATCACCGCGATCAGTTACGACGTCTGCCGCTCGGTCCCGCGGTCCCTGCGGGAGGGGGCCTTGGCCCTCGGCGCGACGCGGTGGCAGACGATCTGGTCCGTCGTCCTCCCGGTCGCCCGCCCGGGGATCACCGCGGCGGCATTTCTGGCACTGGGGCGCGCGCTCGGCGAGACGATGGCGGTCACGATGCTGATCGGCAACAAGACGCTCATCTCGTTCTCGGTGTTCGCCACCGGCGACACGATCGCGAGCAAGATTTCTAACTCCTTGAACGAGGCGGACGACCCGGCCGGGCGGGCGGCCCTGATCGCGCTGGCCCTGATTCTGCTCGTGACGACCGCGGCGTTCAACATCGCCGCCCGGCTCATCCTGAGCCGGTTCGACGGGTTCCGGGTGACGAAGTCAAAGCCGGCGGCGGCCGACGACCAACCCGACACGGCCGGGCGGC is a window encoding:
- a CDS encoding alpha/beta hydrolase-fold protein; amino-acid sequence: MNRRIWIPFALFSLAVSPLSAAEPEPAFRVTFDESALATPFTGRVHVVLWRSEPKPIGRSLNWFDPEPAFAVDIKEWAPGAPLTVGPKALSHPTALGSVKPGKYYVQAILDRDLGGISFAASPGNGYSKPLALDFDPKTTGTVALKIDQVYAEPPLKDTDSVKFVDIESPLLTKFHGRPVRLRAGVILPPSFAKSPGKKYPVVYEITGFGGSHLSAQPISARKPWDVAGVEVVWVVLDGNCRLGHHVFADSANNGPRGQSLVEELIPHVEKTFRGVGTPTARLVTGHSSGGWSSLWLQVAYPDVFGGCWSTSPDPVDFRDFQRVNIYAPGENLFTDRDDRRRPLSRAVGGKTLDFKRFSDMEVVMGRGGQLASFEAVFSPRGADGKPLPLWDRTTGDIDPKVAKTWEKYDIRLKLEREWKTLGPKLAGKVHVYMGDLDTFYLDGAARLLQQSFERLSGDAVVEMFPNKTHSLVDAKLRERISREMAETLRRE
- the pstS gene encoding phosphate ABC transporter substrate-binding protein PstS → MTRTLRALIATTCSLVPALLAVGCSGKTPPTAATTPGGPATTIQTDSAELSGRGSTFIQPIMKFWTEEFHLRTDNKVKIDYQGTGSGDGVKGVTDKLCDFGCSDFPLNEEQIKQADAKGGPTVHIPLVIGAVVPMYRLDGVDKTLVFSGPVLADIFSGKITKWNDAKLKDLNPGANLPDVSISPVCRADKSGTSFIFTDYLSKVSPEFKKTVGVSSEPKWPENVGTKQQKTDGVAGHITKNNGAIGYVELTYALDTKAGYGAVVNKAGKTVRADLDSITAAAAATLGHTQTEKPYSLHDLTYNLTDAAGDASYPIAALSFAIIYQKQSGPKGKAVVEFLKWASSPAAQELAKKRNFAPLPVKLQKQIHEKLGKVDLVP